Within Longimicrobium sp., the genomic segment CAGCACGGCCGGGTTCTGCCGGTTCAGCAGCCGGGTGATTCCCGGCAGGTCCACGTGCGCGTCCACCACCGGCAGCGGCGCGTCCATCAGGTGCTGCACGGACTTGTCCAGCGTGGCCGTGTTCTCCAGCACGCGCGACATCAGCGTGGCCTCGGAGAGGTGCCCCACGCAGTCGCCCTCGCTCACCACGGGGAGCTGCGAGATGTTGTGCTGCGTGATGAACCCCAGCGCCTGCCTCACCGGCGTCTCCGGCGACACGGCGATCAGCTGCGCCGGCGCGTTGTCGCCCTTGCCGCCGACCATGTCGCGAGCCGTCACGCGCGACGGCTCCAGCATCCGGTTCTCCCGCATCCACTCGTCGTTGTAGATCTTGGAGAGGTAGCGCTCGCCGGTGTCGCACAGGATGAAGACGACGCAGGCGTCCGGGTCGTCGATCTCGCGCGCCACGTCCAGCGCCACCTGGCAGATCAGCCCCGCCGAGCCGCCGACGAACAGCCCCTCCTCGCGCGTCAGGCGGCGCGCCATCCCCAGCGACGCGCGGTCCTCGACGTAGCGCCACTCGTCCACCACGCTCATGTCCAGCGTGCCGGGGATCTTGTCCTGCCCGATCCCTTCCACCTTGTACGGCGCCGCCTCCGGCTTCGTCCCCGTCGCCGCGTAGCCCGCCAGGATGGAGCCCACCGGGTCGCCGCCGATGACGCGCACCTCCGGGTTGCGCTCCTTGAGGAAGCGCCCGACGCCCGTCAGCGTGCCGCCGGTGCCCGCCGCGGAGACGAAGTGGGTGATGCGCCCCTCCGTCTGCTCCCAAATCTCGGGCGCGGTGGTGGCGTAGTGCGCCGCGGGGTTGGCCTGGTTGTAGAACTGGTTGGCGAGAATGGCGTTGGGGGTCTCCTGGGCGATCCGCTTCGCCATCATCACGTAGTTGTCCGGGTGGTCCGGCGCCACCGCGGTCGGCGTCACGATCACCTCGGCGCCGAACGCCTTGAGCAGGCGCACCTTCTCCTGGCTCATCTTGTCCGGGATGGTGAAGATGCAGCGGTACCCCTTGATGGCGGCCGCCAGCGCCAGCCCCACGCCGGTGTTGCCGCTGGTGCCCTCAACCACGGTGCCGCCGGGGCGCAGCTCCCCCGCGCGCTCGGCCGCCTCGATGATGGCGGGCCCCACGCGGTCCTTGACGCTGCCGCCGGGGTTCATGAACTCCGCCTTGCCGTACACCGGGGTGCGGATCCCCGCCGTCACCTGGTTGAGGCGGATCAGCGGAGTCCACCCCACCGCCTCCACGATGTTGGCGTAGGGGCGCGTGTGGCGCGGGCGGGCCAGGAGCTGCTCGGCGAAATCGGTCATGGGACCACGGACTTGGGGGATGGGTCGCGCGCCGAATCGGCGGCGGCACCCGAATCGAACTTCACGGGAAGTATGAACCACGCGCCCACCGGCTCTTCGCCACGCCGGGCGGGCTCGAACTTGAGAGAACGGCTCCCGGCCAGCGCGGCCGCGTCGAACGCCTCGTAGCCGCTGGTGCGCTCCACGCGCACGCTGTCCACGGCGCCCTGGGCGGTGATGTAGAGGCGCAGCAGCGTCTCGCCCTCGACCTGCGCCTCCCACAGCTCTTCAGGGTACTGGAAGGGCGAGCCCTCCTTCCCCACCGCGTTCCGGAGCGGCTCGATGGGACGCGGCGCCGTCATCGCCTCCTGCCGCGCGTCGCAGGCGGCCAGCAGCAGCACGAGCGCGAGGAGGCGCGTCATGAGCGCGCAGTCTCCGCCAGCTCGGCGAGGAGCGCGAG encodes:
- a CDS encoding pyridoxal-phosphate dependent enzyme, producing MTDFAEQLLARPRHTRPYANIVEAVGWTPLIRLNQVTAGIRTPVYGKAEFMNPGGSVKDRVGPAIIEAAERAGELRPGGTVVEGTSGNTGVGLALAAAIKGYRCIFTIPDKMSQEKVRLLKAFGAEVIVTPTAVAPDHPDNYVMMAKRIAQETPNAILANQFYNQANPAAHYATTAPEIWEQTEGRITHFVSAAGTGGTLTGVGRFLKERNPEVRVIGGDPVGSILAGYAATGTKPEAAPYKVEGIGQDKIPGTLDMSVVDEWRYVEDRASLGMARRLTREEGLFVGGSAGLICQVALDVAREIDDPDACVVFILCDTGERYLSKIYNDEWMRENRMLEPSRVTARDMVGGKGDNAPAQLIAVSPETPVRQALGFITQHNISQLPVVSEGDCVGHLSEATLMSRVLENTATLDKSVQHLMDAPLPVVDAHVDLPGITRLLNRQNPAVLVRHDGRLAGIITRYDVLRYVTDGR
- a CDS encoding energy transducer TonB; translated protein: MTRLLALVLLLAACDARQEAMTAPRPIEPLRNAVGKEGSPFQYPEELWEAQVEGETLLRLYITAQGAVDSVRVERTSGYEAFDAAALAGSRSLKFEPARRGEEPVGAWFILPVKFDSGAAADSARDPSPKSVVP